Within bacterium, the genomic segment TAGTGCGCCACCGGGCTGACGGGGATGGGCGTCTTCAGCGGCTCGAAGCCGCGCTTCTCGCACTCGGCGATGATACCCGGGAAGCGCTGGCGCGCCCGCTCCTCGCCGATGGGCCCGAAGTCCAGGAAGACGAAGGGCTCGCCCGACTGCTTGCTCTCGGCCAGCACGGCGCGGGCCACCTGGTCGCGCGGGGCCAGCTCGCGCTGCGGGTGGTAGCGTTGCATGAAGGGCTCGCCGTTGGTGTTGAGGAGAATGGCCCCCTCGCCACGCACCGCCTCGGAGATCAGGAACTTGGGCGTGCCAGGCGTCGCCAGGGCCGTCGGGTGGAACTGCACAAACTCCATGTCGCGCACCAGCGCCCCGGCCCGGAAGGCCAGCGCCACACCGTCGCCGGTGGCGACCGGCGGGTTGGTGGTGCGGCGGTACAGGCAGCCGAGGCCGCCCGTAGCCAGGCACACGGCCTTCGCCAGGAAGCTCAGGTTGGCCTTGCCGGCCAGGTCCCGGGCCTCCACGCCCAGGCACTGACCGTTGGCCACCAGCAACCGGACCGCCATGACCTCCTCGTAGATGTCAATGGCATCGGTGGTGCGCACGGACTCGATCAGGGCGCGCTCGACTTCAGCCCCGGTGGCATCGCCGTGGGCGTGGATGATCCGCCGGTGCTGGTGCGCCGCCTCCTGGCCCAGCAGCAACTGACCACCGTTGCGATCGAAGATCGCGCCCGCGTCCATGAGGTCGGCGATGGCCTGCGGGGCTTCATAGGTGAGCACCTCGGCCGCCGGCAGGTCCACCAGCCCGGCTCCGGCGGCGACCGTGTCCTCCAGGTGCGACTCGGGACTGTCCTTGGTGGACAGGGCCACGGCGATGCCGCCCTGCGCGTAGTTCGTGTTGCTCTCCCGCAGGCAGTCTTTGGTCAGCAGCGCCACGCGCCCCTTGCGGGCCAGGTGCAGAGCGGTCCACAGCCCGGCCACGCCGGAGCCGACCACGATGAAGTCGGTGTGAGTGGTGAGAGCGCCGTCGGCGTCAGTGCCAGTCTGGGAAGTCATGCGTACACCTGAGTGTGGGCCTGCCG encodes:
- a CDS encoding L-aspartate oxidase produces the protein MTSQTGTDADGALTTHTDFIVVGSGVAGLWTALHLARKGRVALLTKDCLRESNTNYAQGGIAVALSTKDSPESHLEDTVAAGAGLVDLPAAEVLTYEAPQAIADLMDAGAIFDRNGGQLLLGQEAAHQHRRIIHAHGDATGAEVERALIESVRTTDAIDIYEEVMAVRLLVANGQCLGVEARDLAGKANLSFLAKAVCLATGGLGCLYRRTTNPPVATGDGVALAFRAGALVRDMEFVQFHPTALATPGTPKFLISEAVRGEGAILLNTNGEPFMQRYHPQRELAPRDQVARAVLAESKQSGEPFVFLDFGPIGEERARQRFPGIIAECEKRGFEPLKTPIPVSPVAHYAMGGVDTDLTGATSVGRLYAAGECACTGVHGGNRLASNSLLEGLVFGARAAKAMAKLPEPSPRSVAALEQKPFAPAPVAADMYGDLREMMWDDVGIIRSEHSLNNALKNLARFSQALGESEAPERWEIERANMILVSDIIVRAALNRKESRGAHYRTDFPEPRQSRLYHNLLHQDSAGNVRTSTRPVDLSRKHKPLPEE